Genomic segment of Primulina tabacum isolate GXHZ01 chromosome 11, ASM2559414v2, whole genome shotgun sequence:
gtgcatggcaacaggtgggataggatcagggtcaagaagagaacgaggctggactagatagcgtggagatccgggcttcgaagcaacttaggattcagcactgatatatagttgaacctagttgaattcttgtagataatacaagatttgtatatttatgtttaatatgtaatttgaaatgaattacattacgtttccgctttgtattttaaaaaaaaaaaattagacactgtttattataattgtttgaatcattcctaaagacgattaaggaattaattagcgtccgggtccccacacgatATCTAgagtaaaaataatatttgacataaaaaataatatttttaatagagGGGTCAATTAAGAGATTTGTCTAACAAAATTAAGgcaaaaactcgtgtgagacggtctcacgggtcgtattttgtgagatgggatcttatttgggtcatccatgaaaaaatattactttttatgctaatagtattactttttattgtgaatatcagtagggttaactcgtctcacagataaagattcgtgagaccgtctcacaagagacctatctCAAAATTAAtacgtgagacgatctcatagcATGTTTTGTACAAATTTATTTGGACAAACGTGCCATTAAAAGTTTCATTCTTCTGGAAATACATAAtgacttaaaaaaaatatatatttcattccaaaaaaaaaaagaaataataatATTCAACGAGAACATAATTATGTCGTAAAATCATGAGAAGCAGCGCTGCCAACacaattttacttttaaatagTCCGACCCCGACGACTTCTTTTAGGTTTCCTTTTCTCATGGAAAAATTGTATTCACATAATTCTTAACgagttaatgattttttttaataaaaaaattaaaataaaaaatcagtaTATGTGGccaaaactaaataaatcataagTGAGATAtttaaacataattaaaataaatcaagttGATGGGTTGAAGAATGTCCATATTcggttcaaaaaataaaataaatttaataaatcaaataaaaaaaatattttgagattttttagagtaagatttgaagtaaatagtgaaggaaaatataatttccatattaaattgatttccctaatattatcttttccttgttgctttgattgagtataatatttaattatgattttgcatttctagataattatgttaagattttattgtgatataatatctttCCTAATTCTAATTTCATCTTGATAAGATTATGTGGAATATTGAGTTTTACTTATCtagatataatatttatgataaagatcttgaagatatgatattattgatttaactcttgatttttttattttgtagatttccTTGTGAGTTGAAGTGAATTATAAGCTCTAGGAGAGATGAAGGCTATAAATAAGAGGTGATCAACATGTGGTGAAGCGTGACGGAGATTTAATAAAAAGGGATtgagagagaagaagaaaaattcAGAGAGTTCACGTGAAGGTGTTTTTCGTGTAAAGTTTTCGTGAAGAATTTTCATGTGATGTATTTTCGTGAAAGGATTTTTTCGTGGACGTGATTTTAATTGGAGGAGAATTTTCGTGGAAGAATTTTTATTGGAGAGATTTTTAGTGAAGAGATTTTCGTGGGAGATTTTTGTGGTGGCTTTCTTCGATCTATTGTTCTCGTGTTTATCGCTCTTCACTTGAAAGTTTTCGTTGCTGCATATTGTGTGCAATTTGCACGTCGCGGTTTTTAGAGACAAATAATTCTCAAGGACGTTGCTGTTTCTGGAGAGTGCTGATATCAAGTGTTGCCGTAAATGTTGGAGACATCTCAGACAACACGAAtgcaagtgttggctgaaaatCGGGTTTTGTTGCTCCAAACTTTTGGCATCTagtttttgctttcttgaatGATTTTTATTCTGGTTGTTTGATTTTTAGAAAGcgtttattttctcaacgtgttgaggaaattgatttttgtgaagATCACTAGTGGTAGGTTTTTGTAAACGGTtaagttttctagtgattaatttttgtcatgaggcaccgcacaagtatttatacttgtgcatatttaatatcgtccatctatttatttaaagtcagTTTGTgtttcaaaatataatattccgctgcatatTGCCTGAGATATTGTAACATCTAgcacaacacttaattctgattaaacacaaatttactattttacattatattctgatatttttattatcttgagcatctgtcggacaaaataacTTTTACAAATAGGTTGGAGATGAATATTGTATTTGGTACAGAAAttgcactattttaaaatatagttgcTTTAAAATAGATTTTTGGATTGGCGATGGCCAAAGACAAGAGATTCTTTATAGCTACTTACGAACCCGCTCAGAAGCTCAactttgaattttttatatatatatataaaaagtaaaataaaaaattttaaaatcaaattcattatatttaataaaaatcatgagtTAAATTTTAGAGACACCTAATTAATCACTCAACCTGATATCGTGAATCCCATTCCTTGATCCATTATGTCAATGGAGATTATCCCTTCTGTCTGTGGCAGTGGGACACCTCACATTTCCTCTCTTCTGTTGCTTATATATGCCTGGGGCAAAGGTGTTCAATTCGTCTATTTTGacaacaaataataaaatatcgaGAGAGAAAAAACAAATTGgattttttgaaggaaaaaaaaaaaacatatagtGTATATTTAATAATACAGCTTGTTAACTAGGTTCAATCAAGAAATAAACTATTTTGTTTTTCTTCAGTTGGATCATTTTCCCTTAAtcgatttttttgaaaaagattCAACGGTACCGGATGTAAAACCATCGAATCTGTCGACAATTAATGTTGGAAATGAAGGTTGGCAGATGGTAGACTGTGTCTGTCATATTTATGACAACAACAACGTGTTGAGAAGCTCTGTACATAGAGCTCTCATCCTCTCGTTTCATTCATTCCATTCCCAATTCTTTTCTCTCGTCACAtcgcatttgagtgcttagttatataatatttgtgaggtgtttgttctcctgtattaataGAATGTGTGTTCTCTTTGCAAGCACATTGAGTGGTTGTAaaccataaaaatattatagtggaatttttTTCAACTTGCatgtggtttttaccctaataatttttagaagttttccacgtaaatctcggtgtccaatttTATTCTTCATTTTCATAATTATATCTCAAATTGTCGCACGTGAGACCAACATAAACGAGTTTCAGTATCGATGTTATCAGTTTTGTTCATCTCAAAATATGTGGGCATCAACTACTTCGTTGATTGAATGAACTTAAAATTTAATGATAATTTTATGGTGATTTGATAAGTTGGTTGGTTAAATATAAAAGAGTGTCAAATTAAAatttgtgatattttttttcaaatctacTTTTTATGTGATGTTACGTATCATCTTCACGTTATTGATAAATCTATTTTTGTAGTACTAGCGGAGCAATAGTATCAGTTGGTTGGTAGCGTAAATTTGTGGAATACATGTCATTTATTGAATAAAGAATTTTTCGAGGAAAAAAAACTTAAGTCGTGTTTGGATTTGGATTGATAAATTTTGAATCGCGTTTATCATTTGAACTCGTCTTCCATATTTAATAGTTGATTTcatgcattttttttaaaattttcgatgAAAAAGAATGCTTTTTTTTagtgattttttaaaatattcatgGAGTTTATAAAATTCAAGTGTTTCCTATGTTCGATGAAAACATACGTTTTTTGTTTGTGCTTGTGAATGCTAATTTTAGCAATTTTGTAACTGCTATAAAGTGGTGAATTTAAGTCTATTATTAATTAAAGTTAAACCTTCCGTAATATCCAATTTTTGGCATGAGAAtgaaattttttcataattccaAAAAAAGTAGTTCTCTCGTGAGAATATCTGttagacgagtcaaccctactgatatttacaataaaaaataatattcttaacataaaaagtaatattttttcattgataacctaaataagagatatgtctcacaaaatacgacccgtgagaccgttttaCACAAGCTTTTGTATTCCAAAAAATCTCATTTACCCGctcaattttatattttataattttttttcccattaTATTTCTTATGCCATCTGATCACATATATGTGTGCCACGATCTGCtagtattatttattaaacgtaTGGTTGTCtatttgtattaattaattttctttattttttttatctttccaAATGCATGAGACTAGATGAACAGATGACATTGAAGATtgtatttttaatgagttagtTTGGTTTTATAAATACATGGTACAATTATTGAATGACCAGCTGTCACGCTTCTAGCCTAAGTCCGCGCAAGCGTTATTGTACAATGAGCTCCAATAACAAGCAATTCATATTTGTTCTCGTTTTACAAAACGGTTAACTCAAATTactataaaatttaattataaactATCATAAACATCTTTTTCTAGCTCACGTGGACAAATGGTGTTATAATTTTTGCTCATTCAGAATGTGACATACTCATATAGGCAAAACACTCGATTCAACAACACCCAGAATCTAGAGTTGTACATGTTCAAGAAGTGACTTCAGTAGACATATCACTTTGTCACGTTGGTTCAAGAGGTGTTATAATTATCTTCACCTATTTAGTTGATATAAATTGGATTAGCCAAAGATGTCGGTTGATTTATCCTTGTTTCATTTGATGTGATTTTCTAAccgaaaaatttataaattttgataGAAGCGAACAAAACTATTATTTGACTAAATTTGACAAGAACAAGtagttttaatattattatgttatatgttaatATATTTGAGTCTATAATCCATATATTTAGTTTTGAAAAACTCTTCTtaatggaaaaaaaataaattttttgaatatGTTATATTAGTCAAGGACCTATATTTTGAGCTAGCCATCGatacaatttaaatatttgtaaAGAATGTTAGAGTTGTTGTCTcgacaaaaaaatttattatattatcatgtaaaaataaaatagaaaaaagggTTTTCATACTCTTTTTGTTTGTGAAATTTCCATACGACCAATTTCAATTAACTTtcaatttcttattttattatgtttCTTTTGGAAGTAAAAAATCTATTCGAGTGGGAAATTAGAGATATTTTGTTTCATCACGAAAGATTAtttgattctttttttttttttcaaaaaaatttcatgatacATGAGAATAATCGTTTATATGATTTCTAAAAGTGGGTTGTAATAAAATAGAGACTATTTTAGCCattaaactaattttttttcaattttattagTTGGAACTACTTGGAATTCTAACCTACCTAACTTCTATAGCTATTAACGAATTATACACTAAATTTTCATAGGAGTCAGCGTTGTTTAATTTAGAAggtttatttgtattattttaattgttttatataaaaaataatatcatatttttttaacttAACTACTCGTAATTCTTtggaataatttttttgtaaatataaatcaaatttatttttactatattcattttattataaaaaatattgtgataattttttatagttatgataattttattttaactaTTGTAAGAATATTTATAGTACAATATCGAGTTGTTCAGGACTAActgatatttaaatttaatttcagGTTTTACGGATCGTTGAATCAGTTCAAGTCATTTAGACAAAAACATTAGAAGCTTAAGCCGTTTTGGCAAGAAGCCAAGCCGCAGAATGTCTGACCTCAAGCTACAAGATCTCATATGTCAAACTTACATACAATACAAGTGTTCAAACCGTTGAAAATCCAACCAATTCAAAAAAGGACACTGCATGTCAAATCATTCAAGCCtgcaattttcaaaaactcTGAGCATACTCAATCTTTCGATTTCAAGATGCTCATTTAGTACACCTATATGACAATATATCAGATCTTCAAGGATCATTATATGCTACACCAACTCCTCAGGCCGTCAAACTGACCATTCGGTTTTTGTATCGTTTTCTAGTGAATTGAGGGTTCTTAAATATCCAAatttgtaaaatgatcactaaGAAGGCCACAAGTCCTAGTTGAAGTAAGTTGTTACAAATCGttgtaaaaccaaagtcttttattgAAAACTTTTCTAAGTGGAAGACGTGGTGACACATGTGTTttatcttcgaacatccattaGAAAAcgcttgttttattttattaggCACTCTATATTCTTGCACATCACAATTCAAACTATTTCTTGTTAAACTGTCAAACATAGTTCATCATTAATCAAATCGGAGTATTTCTGCACTTACTCACTTTTCAAGTTATCAACCAACTAACcgttcaaaaataatttttaacttaTTAAAAACTGCTAAGAATGGTAAAATTTTTTATAGAAATTTAGTCACTCACTTTAAACTCTAATTCTAGAAACTATATTACTCAAAATATattgagtagtacaaatctcataaatataaaaaaataagtaccatattatttttattaataaaatgaAACAAAATTCTTATAAAATACACTATTAGCAATATAGTTTAAAAAAacgatattatattttatataaataatttaaatttataattatataaaaaaatttaatacaaaattatatatattcatataatatatatatatatatatatatatagtgaatATAATATAGTTATTTTATATTAACCAGCCTCACCTTTACTTACAATGGACGAGAGTCACGAGACTCTAAAATAAAGTTTTGTTGGTGCCCTGCCTACTCTCCTACGACGGGACAGCatgaatcaattttttttaagttcacaTTATTTTGTTGCAATTTTGAAAAGCACTAAGATTTTAGAAAATGACTTTAAACTGATTAAAAAAAACCCAACTTGGAAGTGTTTTTCTTTGATTTCGCCTTTTATTCAACTTCGGTAATGATGGAttctttattaaaaaaacaaatataattcaatcgcacattgtcaaaaagtaagaaatttaataataaaacatgAAACACCAAAATTATAATAATGACGTCATGGCCAATGACGATCTAAATATTACATCATTGCTTGGGAATTGCGATCTCTACCCAAACGCACGTACCAGATTCATTCAAACGCGTCAACAGGGATAAAATTTACTGTGAGATGATCACATATCAGTATTTTGTGAGACCTATTTTTTATTTAGGTCATCtattaaaaagtattatttttatgttaagattattgttttttgttgtgaatatcggtaggattgaccgatctcacagataaagattcacaATACATCTCTCAAAAGACCTACTTCTAGTCAATATATATATCACATTCTTTCAGTATCcattaaaaatcttaaatgcTTTCTGATTATTTAGAAGaagattaaaatttaaaactttgttttatgtgtattgatttttttaatataatttttggtatattttaatggaaaataattcaaaaatcaaataatttctaaCACAAACATTGCATATGATAAATTGTGTGCGCGTCTATATATATCGATTCCTCGTAGGTGTGAGATTGCTCATACAACATTGAAACATACTAAGATTCTTTTTTCTGTATCACGTGATGATCGGAGAAATGGCGATGGGCGGCGGGTCGGCAAGAATTGCACCGGTTGCGGAGGAAACCGGAGAGGTCTCGAGCAGGACAGAAAGCAAACCCCAACAAGAATTTGTGATAATTGTGTCGGAAACAGAGCCGCCGCGGAATGAGCAAGACTCTTGGCTACCCATTACAGAATCCAGAAAGGGCAACACTTCCACTGTCGCATTCCATTTGATATGTTCTGGAATTGGAGTGCAGCCTCTTCTACTCCCCATTGCCTTCTCCTATCTCGGATGGTGAGCaagttaaataaatataaatcgaTTCAATTCACGTTCGAAAGGATTGTGAATTCAACAGCGTACAGTTAGATTTGTAATGCATGATCAAGAATATGGCCTTTTACATATTGATTGATGGCGAATCAAGAATCATGCCTTAGCTTTTATTCGTGGAGATATTTTGTCCGCgattgcaaaatattttattaaaactctTGACTGTCCACAGGTCGGGGGGGATTCTTTGTCTGTCTGTTGTATTCTGGTGGCAACTCTACACCATATGGCTTCTTCTTAATCTTCACGAATCAGCTTCTGGAATTCGTTACAGTAGATTTCTCCACCTCTCTATGGTAGCCTTCGGTTAGTATCCGTACCAAAACATtgcatgtgtgtgtatatatatacacgtacgTGTGTGTATTCTTATAAACTCATCGTATATCTGGTCAATTACAGGTAAAAAATTGGGAAAGCTGGTAGCTATCTTCCCCACAATGTACCTATCTACCGGTACATGTGTGTTGTACATAATCAGCGGTGGCAACATAATGGACCAACTTCACCACGCCCTCTGTGGAGATGACCAGCTCGAATGCGAGGCGGAAACATTAAAACTTTCTGAATGGTTTCTAGTTTTCATATGTTCAGCCACCTTAACTGCTCTTTTCTTCACTAATCTCAACAAACTCTACCGTGTTTCCCTCATCGGGTCTGTCACCGCAGTTGCATATTGCAGCCTTCTGTGGGTTCTGTCAGTCAGTAAGGGCCAGCTGGCTCATGTTTCGGGTGATTCGTCGACGATGGAGGTTAAACCTACCGATACTGGTGATAGAATTCAGAATGTGTTGAATGGTATTGGAATCATTGCTCTTGCTTTTCGAGGGCATAATCTCGTGCTCGAGATACAGGGAACCCTGCCCACAAGTCCAACACAGCCGTCGCGTATGCC
This window contains:
- the LOC142519102 gene encoding lysine histidine transporter-like 8: MIGEMAMGGGSARIAPVAEETGEVSSRTESKPQQEFVIIVSETEPPRNEQDSWLPITESRKGNTSTVAFHLICSGIGVQPLLLPIAFSYLGWSGGILCLSVVFWWQLYTIWLLLNLHESASGIRYSRFLHLSMVAFGKKLGKLVAIFPTMYLSTGTCVLYIISGGNIMDQLHHALCGDDQLECEAETLKLSEWFLVFICSATLTALFFTNLNKLYRVSLIGSVTAVAYCSLLWVLSVSKGQLAHVSGDSSTMEVKPTDTGDRIQNVLNGIGIIALAFRGHNLVLEIQGTLPTSPTQPSRMPMWRGVTISYLLIAMCMYPLAIVGHWAYGSKVIVDGGILGAFTKFHQNHTSKYITGAIYFIILINYLCAFQIYAMPVFDKFEHIYTSKKNQPCPRWLRSAIKVSFGGLTYFVAMAFPFLPSLGALLGSIALPLTLVYPCFMWVAIKKPHPLSKMWCLNISVGSLGVVLSLMLFSAALSSLIVNGLDANFFKPGQ